In the Girardinichthys multiradiatus isolate DD_20200921_A chromosome 4, DD_fGirMul_XY1, whole genome shotgun sequence genome, one interval contains:
- the si:dkey-56m19.5 gene encoding protein TsetseEP, whose amino-acid sequence MGGKLSKKKKGYDVSDPKDKKEETLANGAGAEEYAKVEDGAPPTRAEGTAGKDDGVEETAVSADAAVTEAAVPPEEPKSAPSEEQAPATEEKAAPEQKPEAAPVKEEPAAVAVEITPAIEVPVAAAEKKALEGEEKGAAPDKASLVAEKAPEEPKSAPPEELVATELKLTSVEVIPVEKVPAVVQEKQTPVEEPAAPTEEALLAEQEPVVATEKPGPKLEEPVAAKAAPAVKTEMPPVATEESSPPPFEEPVQADATTEELQVEGPLIAVESVPEPDAASVSTEAASENQQPEPIQDNVNEPEPSVEETVSAATVPELEPKAKPAAEPLAEIETKPEQTSEAEPEQDTIPKTEPESVKAPTPEPEAEQTTELEPELEQDAEKQQLEETELQPTLVAPDIAEAKTVEVESSEASEAVAENTSAENHHAEEESITKEAQGSDDAVESQAAEPVPEIVISQSASINNMSAESDKAAEASLEEVPGLEPEMESKMGNGDLGSPSSMENEVDEVTAVNGECTHNTDVVATHAEECVNGNEKLEERPVEEQADFELKKDVNLCGDVQEVPDTVSGMVEGLGTEVTQAV is encoded by the coding sequence ATGGGAGGCAAACTgagcaagaagaagaaaggataTGATGTAAGCGACCCCAAGGACAAAAAAGAAGAGACCCTGGCAAATGGTGCTGGTGCAGAAGAGTATGCTAAAGTGGAAGATGGAGCTCCACCCACAAGAGCTGAGGGAACTGCTGGGAAAGATGATGGGGTTGAGGAAACTGCAGTGTCAGCAGATGCCGCAGTAACTGAGGCTGCGGTACCTCCAGAAGAACCAAAATCTGCACCCTCAGAGGAACAAGCTCCTGCGACTGAAGAGAAGGCTGCTCCAGAACAAAAACCAGAAGCAGCTCCAGTAAAAGAAGAGCCAGCTGCTGTGGCAGTGGAAATAACTCCAGCTATCGAGGTACCAGTTGCAGCAGCAGAGAAAAAAGCACTTGAAGGAGAGGAAAAAGGAGCAGCACCAGACAAAGCATCTCTAGTGGCTGAAAAAGCTCCAGAAGAGCCAAAATCTGCTCCACCTGAGGAACTAGTAGCTACAGAGCTGAAATTAACATCAGTGGAAGTAATTCCAGTAGAAAAAGTACCAGCTGTAGTACAGGAGAAACAAACTCCTGTAGAAGAACCAGCAGCACCGACTGAAGAAGCACTTTTGGCAGAACAAGAGCCAGTTGTAGCAACAGAGAAACCAGGACCTAAACTAGAGGAGCCAGTTGCAGCTAAAGCTGCTCCAGCGGTGAAAACAGAGATGCCACCAGTGGCTACAGAGGAATCTTCTCCTCCACCATTTGAGGAACCTGTGCAAGCTGATGCGACGACTGAAGAGCTCCAAGTGGAGGGACCTCTTATCGCTGTAGAATCTGTGCCAGAACCAGATGCTGCTTCAGTCAGCACAGAGGCAGCATCTGAGAATCAACAGCCAGAGCCCATCCAAGACAATGTGAATGAGCCAGAACCGAGCGTGGAAGAAACAGTATCTGCTGCTACAGTGCCCGAGCTGGAACCAAAGGCTAAGCCAGCAGCAGAGCCACTGGCAGAGATAGAAACCAAACCAGAGCAAACTTCAGAGGCAGAGCCTGAGCAAGACACAATTCCAAAAACAGAGCCAGAGTCAGTGAAGGCACCCACACCAGAACCCGAAGCAGAACAAACAACAGAACTAGAGCCAGAACTTGAGCAAGACGCAGAAAAGCAACAGTTAGAGGAAACTGAACTCCAACCAACTTTGGTTGCACCTGACATAGCTGAAGCTAAGACTGTTGAAGTAGAATCATCTGAGGCTTCGGAGGCTGTGGCAGAGAACACCTCTGCTGaaaatcatcatgcagaagaaGAATCTATTACCAAAGAAGCCCAGGGGTCCGATGATGCAGTTGAGTCACAAGCTGCAGAACCTGTACCTGAGATTGTCATCTCACAGTCTGCCTCCATTAACAACATGAGTGCTGAATCTGATAAGGCTGCTGAAGCCTCTTTAGAAGAGGTGCCTGGCCTGGAGCCTGAGATGGAAAGCAAGATGGGAAATGGAGATTTAGGAAGCCCTTCCTCcatggagaatgaggttgatgAAGTCACGGCAGTAAACGGGGAGTGCACCCATAATACTGATGTCGTGGCCACACATGCAGAAGAATGTGTTAACGGAAATGAAAAGTTAGAGGAGAGACCTGTTGAGGAGCAGGCAGATTTTGAACTGAAAAAGGACGTGAACCTGTGTGGGGACGTCCAGGAAGTTCCTGACACAGTCTCAGGCATGGTAGAGGGTCTCGGCACTGAGGTCACCCAGGCGGTCTAA